The following coding sequences lie in one Chionomys nivalis chromosome 8, mChiNiv1.1, whole genome shotgun sequence genomic window:
- the LOC130879555 gene encoding olfactory receptor 502, which translates to MALLEEGNHTAVSEFILLGLTDDPVLRVVLFTIILCIYLVTVSGNLSTILLIRVSSQLHHPMYFFLSHLASADIGYSSSVTPNMLVGFLVERNTISYFGCAIQLGSAVFFGTVECFLLAAMAYDRFIAICSPLLYSTKMSTQVCVQLLVVSYVGGFFNASSFTMSFFSLLFCGPKRVNHFFCDFAPLVELSCSDVSVPAVVPSFTAGSIIVVTVFVIAVSYIYILITILKMRSTEGRYKAFSTCTSHLTAVTLFYGTITFIYVMPKSSYSTDQNKVVSVFYMVVIPMLNPLIYSLRNNEIKGALKRQIGRKILS; encoded by the coding sequence ATGGCTCTCCTGGAGGAAGGGAACCACACTGCAGTGTCAGAGTTCATTTTATTGGGATTGACAGATGACCCAGTCCTTAGAGTCGTCCTCTTCACCATCATCCTGTGCATCTACCTAGTGACCGTGTCTGGGAACCTCAGCACCATCCTTCTCATCAGAGTCTCTTCTCAGCTCCATCaccccatgtactttttcctcaGTCACTTGGCCTCTGCTGACATAGGCTACTCATCTTCTGTTACCCCCAACATGCTTGTCGGCTTCCTGGTGGAGAGAAATACCATCTCCTACTTCGGATGTGCCATCCAACTGGGCTCAGCTGTTTTCTTTGGGACGGTTGAATGTTTCCTTCTGGCTGCCATGGCTTATGATCGTTTTATAGCAATCTGTAGCCCACTGCTTTATTCAACCAAAATGTCCACACAAGTTTGTGTCCAGTTGCTTGTAGTATCCTATGTTGGTGGCTTTTTTAATGCTTCCTCCTTCACGatgtccttcttttctcttctcttctgtggaCCAAAGAGAGTCAATcactttttctgtgattttgcCCCGTTGGTAGAACTCTCCTGTTCTGATGTCAGTGTCCCTGCAGTTGTCCCCTCATTCACAGCTGGCTCCATCATTGTGGTGACAGTGTTTGTCATAGCTGTCTCTTACATCTACATCCTCATCACTATCCTGAAGATGCGCTCCACTGAGGGCCGCTACAAAGCCTTCTCCACCTGCACCTCCCACCTCACGGCAGTCACTCTGTTCTATGGAACCATCACCTTCATCTATGTGATGCCCAAGTCCAGCTACTCCACGGACCAGAACAAGGTGGTGTCTGTGTTCTACATGGTGGTGATCCCCATGTTGAACCCCCTCATCTACAGCCTTAGGAATAATGAGATCAAGGGTGCTCTGAAGAGACAGATTGGTAGGAAAATACTTTCTTAG